One genomic segment of Centropristis striata isolate RG_2023a ecotype Rhode Island chromosome 13, C.striata_1.0, whole genome shotgun sequence includes these proteins:
- the LOC131982981 gene encoding uncharacterized protein LOC131982981, which translates to MAIMHSLSQGLRRRQVDMIEDGICGSSKTLTRVTTKLRNVCNAGIKRLERRGQMRIGGRRAFVAIDESKFRHKRKYGRGRRGPTWRRRSWVFGMIEVKRSRRRPILKLVENRSRERLLPIIEKYVRPGSKVISDSWRAYNNLSHNGYIHYQVNHHRHYVHPDTGAHTQHIERAWRTYKENVYRYRGNLTEKSLKMNLQFIEWNHWLAKDYRKGTLGRMFKDIRACYRM; encoded by the exons ATGGCGATTATGCACAG cttgtctcaAGGTTTACGGAGGAGGCAAGTGGACATGATTGAGGATGGCATTTGTGGAAGCAGCAAGACGCTCACAAGGGTCACAACAAAGCTGCGGAATGTGTGCAATGCGGGGATAAAAAGActcgagaggagaggacaaatgCGCATTGGAGGGAGGAGAGCATTTGTTGCAATCGACGAAAGTAAATTTCGCCACAAAAGAAAG TATGGACGTGGTCGAAGAGGTCCCACCTGGAGGAGACGCTCATGGGTATTCGGCATGATAGAGGTGAAGAGATCTCGCCGCCGGCCCATCCTGAAATTGGTGGAAAATCGATCAAGGGAGCGACTTCTTCCGATTATCGAAAAATATGTCCGACCTGGAAGTAAGGTCATCAGCGATTCTTGGAGGGCCTATAACAACTTGTCGCATAATGGCTATATTCACTACCAAGTGAATCACCATCGGCATTATGTGCACCCAGATACAGGTGCACATACTCAGCATATTGAGAGGGCATGGAGGACCTATAAGGAGAATGTGTACAGATATAGGGGAAACTTGACGGAAAAATCTTTGAAAATGAACTTGCAGTTCATCGAATGGAACCACTGGTTGGCCAAAGACTACCGTAAGGGTACACTGGGGCGCATGTTTAAGGACATACGGGCGTGTTATAGGATGTAG
- the LOC131982982 gene encoding immunoglobulin gamma-1 heavy chain-like, whose amino-acid sequence MFSVALLLLLAAGCVKCETLTQPASVTVQPGQRLTITCQVSYSVSSYFTHWIRQPAGKGLEWMSSDTNVKDSLKNKFSIDEDSSSNTVTLNGQNVQPEDTAVYYCARGVWSEIKLEQSPSEGKRPGETVKMSCIISGYSMTSYNIHWIRQRSGKALEWIGRMDTGKNSAIYGSSFQSRFIMTEDVPSSTQYLEVKSLTAEDSAVYFCARETQ is encoded by the exons atgttctctgtagctctgctgctgctgttggcagCTGGAT GTGTAAAGTGTGAAACGCTGACTCAGCCAGCCTCTGTGACTGTGCAGCCAGGTCAACGTCTGACCATCACCTGTCAGGTCTCTTATTCTGTTAGCAGCTACTTCACACATTGGATCAGACAGCCTGCAgggaaaggactggagtggatgAGTAGTGACACCAATGTCAAAGATTCACTGAAGAACAAGTTCAGTATTGATGAAGACTCTTCCAGCAACACAGTGACTCTAAATGGACAGAATGTGCAGCCTGAAGACactgctgtgtattactgtgccagag GAGTTTGGAGTGAGATCAAACTGGAGCAGTCTCCCTCTGAGGGGAAGAGACCTGGAGAGACAGTGAAGATGTCAtgcatcatatctggttatAGCATGACAAGCTATAATATTCACTGGATACGACAGAGGTCAGGGAAAGCTCTGGAGTGGATTGGGAGGATGGACACAGGCAAAAACTCTGCTATCTACGGCAGCTCCTTTCAAAGCCGTTTCATCATGACTGAAGATGTTCCCAGCAGCACTCAGTACCTGGAGGTCAAGAGCCTGACAGCAGaagattctgctgtttacttCTGTGCTCGAGAGACACAGTGA